A single Bacillota bacterium DNA region contains:
- the uvrA gene encoding excinuclease ABC subunit UvrA, whose protein sequence is MHRQSEKEARVPGRDKIIVRGARVHNLKNIDVEIPRGKLVVITGLSGSGKSSLAFDTIYAEGQRRYVESLSAYARQFLGVADKPDVDYIEGLSPAISIDQKSGSRNPRSTVGTVTEIYDYLRLLFARIGKPHCPRCGRPVRQQTVSQMVDQILACPEGTRVQILAPLVRGKKGEHQKVLADLQKKGFVRVRVNGEIRELDEEIVLDRNKKHSLEVVVDRLVVRPGLEHRLADSLETALGLGGGTVIADILGSEELVFSQNFACPECGIGLAELTPRLFSFNSPYGACRACSGLGYRLEVDPELVVDRERSVREGALIPWTRSPQHYYPQLVRAVLEHYGAAWDVPFKDLPEQVQEALLFGTPERIRFRYRDHFGQVKTWYAAFEGVVSYLARRYQETDSEEVREEIAEFMTSRPCPACQGARLRPESLAVTVGGKNIYEVTRLTVLEAREFLRGLRLTSREEQIARQVLKEIDARLGFLVNVGLDYLTLDRPAGTLAGGEAQRIRLATQIGSGLVGVLYILDEPSIGLHPRDNTRLIQTLKELRDLGNTLIVVEHDEEMMLSADEIIDIGPGAGVHGGRIVAQGTLEEIKKAPESITGQYLSGRREIPVPGARRRPGDRWLEVLGAREYNLKNIDVRIPLGLFVCITGVSGSGKSTLLEEIIYKALAQRLHGARARPGAFRELRGVEHLDKVIEIDQSPIGRTPRSNPATYTGAFDGIRELFSLTPESRMRGYRPGRFSFNVRGGRCEACRGDGIIKIEMHFLPDVYVPCEECRGKRYNRETLEVKYKGKNIAEVLDMTVSEALEFFQHIPKISRKLQTMYDVGLGYIKLGQPATTLSGGEAQRVKLAAELSRRSNGRTLYILDEPTTGLHKEDIRRLLLVLDRLVEAGNTVVVIEHNLDVIKTADYIIDLGPEGGERGGEVVAVGTPEEVAACPASYTGRYLQKVLGKAASLVPG, encoded by the coding sequence ATGCACCGGCAGTCGGAAAAAGAGGCCCGCGTCCCGGGGCGGGATAAGATTATCGTCCGGGGGGCGCGCGTCCACAACCTGAAAAACATCGACGTCGAGATTCCCCGGGGGAAGCTGGTGGTGATCACCGGCCTTTCCGGTTCCGGAAAGTCCTCTCTGGCCTTTGACACCATCTACGCCGAGGGGCAGCGGCGGTACGTGGAGTCCCTCTCCGCCTACGCCCGCCAGTTTCTCGGTGTTGCCGATAAACCGGATGTGGACTACATTGAGGGGCTTTCCCCCGCGATTTCCATCGACCAGAAGTCGGGGAGCCGGAACCCCCGCTCTACAGTGGGAACGGTGACCGAGATTTACGACTACCTCCGCCTCCTCTTCGCCCGGATCGGGAAGCCGCACTGCCCCCGGTGCGGCCGCCCCGTCCGGCAGCAGACCGTTTCCCAGATGGTGGACCAGATCCTGGCCTGCCCGGAAGGGACGAGGGTGCAGATTCTGGCGCCCCTCGTCAGGGGCAAAAAGGGGGAGCACCAGAAGGTCCTTGCCGATCTCCAGAAAAAGGGCTTTGTCCGGGTGCGGGTGAACGGGGAGATCCGGGAGCTGGATGAAGAGATCGTCCTGGACCGGAACAAAAAGCACAGCCTGGAGGTGGTGGTTGACCGCCTGGTGGTGCGGCCCGGGCTGGAGCACCGGCTGGCGGATTCCCTGGAAACGGCCCTGGGGCTCGGCGGCGGCACGGTCATCGCCGACATCCTGGGGAGCGAGGAGCTCGTCTTCAGCCAGAATTTTGCCTGCCCGGAGTGCGGGATCGGCCTGGCGGAGCTCACCCCCCGCCTTTTTTCCTTCAACAGCCCTTACGGCGCCTGCCGCGCCTGTTCGGGGCTGGGCTACCGGCTTGAGGTGGACCCGGAACTGGTGGTCGACCGGGAGCGTTCTGTGCGGGAGGGGGCTTTAATTCCCTGGACGCGCTCCCCCCAGCACTACTACCCCCAGCTGGTGCGGGCGGTGCTGGAGCATTACGGCGCGGCCTGGGATGTGCCTTTTAAAGACCTCCCGGAGCAGGTCCAGGAGGCGCTTCTTTTCGGGACTCCGGAGCGCATCCGCTTCCGCTACCGGGATCACTTCGGGCAGGTGAAGACCTGGTACGCGGCCTTTGAGGGGGTTGTGAGCTATCTTGCCCGCCGCTACCAGGAAACGGACTCGGAGGAGGTCCGGGAGGAGATTGCGGAGTTCATGACCTCACGCCCCTGCCCTGCCTGCCAGGGGGCGCGGCTCCGGCCCGAAAGCCTTGCGGTGACCGTTGGAGGGAAAAACATCTACGAGGTGACCCGGTTGACCGTGCTGGAGGCGCGGGAGTTCCTGAGGGGCCTCCGGTTGACCTCCCGCGAGGAGCAGATCGCGCGCCAGGTGCTGAAAGAGATCGATGCCCGCCTGGGCTTCCTGGTCAACGTCGGCCTCGACTACCTGACCCTCGACCGGCCTGCGGGGACCCTTGCCGGGGGTGAGGCGCAGCGGATCCGCCTTGCCACCCAGATCGGGTCGGGGCTGGTGGGCGTCCTCTACATTCTTGACGAACCGAGCATCGGCCTCCACCCGAGGGACAACACGCGGCTCATCCAGACCCTCAAGGAGCTGCGGGACCTGGGCAACACCCTGATTGTAGTGGAGCACGATGAGGAGATGATGCTGAGCGCCGACGAGATCATCGACATCGGGCCCGGGGCGGGGGTGCACGGGGGGCGGATCGTGGCGCAGGGCACGCTGGAGGAGATCAAAAAGGCGCCGGAATCGATCACCGGCCAGTATTTGAGCGGGCGCCGGGAGATCCCGGTGCCCGGGGCGCGCCGCCGCCCCGGAGACAGGTGGCTGGAGGTGCTCGGGGCAAGGGAGTACAATCTCAAGAACATCGACGTCCGGATCCCGCTCGGGCTTTTTGTCTGCATTACGGGGGTTTCCGGCTCCGGGAAGAGCACCCTGCTGGAGGAGATCATCTACAAGGCCCTCGCCCAGCGCCTGCACGGGGCGCGCGCCCGCCCGGGAGCCTTTCGGGAGCTGCGCGGGGTTGAGCACCTGGACAAGGTGATCGAAATCGACCAGTCCCCCATCGGGCGGACCCCCCGGTCAAACCCGGCGACCTACACGGGGGCCTTTGACGGGATCCGGGAGCTGTTCTCCCTCACCCCCGAATCCAGAATGCGGGGCTACCGGCCCGGGCGCTTCAGCTTCAACGTGCGGGGCGGGCGCTGCGAAGCCTGCCGGGGGGACGGGATCATCAAGATCGAGATGCACTTCCTCCCGGATGTCTACGTCCCCTGCGAGGAGTGCAGGGGGAAGCGCTACAACCGGGAGACCCTGGAAGTGAAGTACAAGGGGAAAAACATCGCCGAGGTCCTGGACATGACCGTCAGCGAGGCGCTGGAGTTTTTCCAGCACATTCCTAAAATCAGCCGCAAGCTCCAGACCATGTACGACGTGGGCCTGGGCTACATCAAGCTCGGCCAGCCTGCCACCACCCTTTCCGGAGGAGAGGCGCAGCGGGTGAAGCTGGCCGCCGAGCTTTCCCGGCGCAGCAACGGGCGCACCCTCTACATCCTCGACGAGCCGACGACGGGGCTGCACAAAGAGGACATCAGGCGGCTCCTCCTGGTGCTCGATCGCCTCGTGGAGGCGGGGAACACGGTGGTGGTTATCGAGCACAACCTCGATGTGATCAAGACCGCCGACTACATCATCGACCTCGGCCCCGAAGGGGGGGAAAGAGGGGGGGAGGTGGTAGCCGTTGGAACTCCCGAGGAGGTTGCGGCATGCCCTGCCTCCTATACAGGGCGCTATTTGCAAAAAGTGCTCGGAAAGGCAGCCTCTCTCGTTCCCGGCTAA
- the uvrB gene encoding excinuclease ABC subunit UvrB: MSRFRLRAPFAPTGDQPRAIARLSEGIRAGLRYQTLLGVTGSGKTFTVAGVIQEVQKPVLVIAPNKTLAAQLCGEFREFFPDHAVEYFVSYYDYYQPEAYVPQTDTYIEKDSSLNEEIDKLRHSATAALFERDDVIIVASVSCIYGLGCPADYRDMMVSLRQGMRIDRDEVLARLINIHYTRNDYEFTRGRFRVRGDVVEIFPASFSEKALRVEFFGDEIDRILEIDTLTGEVLARRLHAAVFPASHYVTPRERMERALAAIEAELEERLAELRAAGKLLEAQRLEQRTRFDLEMMREVGTCKGIENYSRHLTGRRPGEPPYCLLDFFPRDFLVVIDESHITVPQLHGMYEGDYSRKKTLVDYGFRLPSALDNRPLCFEEFIAKVPQVIFVSATPGPYELEQSAQVVEQIVRPTGLVDPEVEVRPARGQVDDLVEEIRLRVEKRQRVLVTTLTKKMAEDLTDYLRDLGIRVRYLHSEINALERMEILRDLRLGVFDVLVGINLLREGLDLPEVALVAILDADREGFLRSERSLIQTIGRAARNVEGKVIMYADTVTESMQRALDETNRRRRIQMEYNRRHGITPRSVEKAVRGIIEITLPVGVAEEKAPYGTGKSLKQLGRKEIEKLIARLEQEMRQAARELAFERAAEVRDLIIELRKELVARTRARGERAPEDLVPTGRQLGEECTGSRKKRPASRGGIRLSSGGRASTT; the protein is encoded by the coding sequence ATGAGCAGATTTCGGCTCCGGGCACCCTTTGCCCCCACCGGGGACCAGCCCCGGGCGATTGCCCGGCTCAGCGAGGGGATCCGCGCCGGGCTGCGCTACCAGACCCTGCTGGGGGTCACCGGGTCGGGGAAGACCTTCACCGTCGCCGGGGTGATCCAGGAGGTCCAGAAGCCGGTGCTGGTGATCGCTCCCAACAAGACCCTTGCCGCCCAGCTGTGCGGCGAGTTCCGGGAGTTTTTTCCCGACCACGCGGTGGAATATTTTGTGAGCTACTACGATTATTACCAGCCCGAGGCCTACGTGCCCCAGACCGATACTTACATCGAAAAGGACTCCTCGCTGAACGAGGAAATCGATAAACTCCGGCACTCGGCCACAGCAGCCCTCTTCGAACGGGACGACGTGATTATTGTGGCCAGCGTCTCCTGCATCTACGGCCTGGGCTGCCCTGCCGACTACCGGGACATGATGGTTTCCCTGCGCCAGGGGATGCGGATCGACCGGGACGAGGTCCTCGCCCGGCTCATCAACATCCACTACACGCGGAACGACTACGAGTTCACGCGCGGCCGGTTCCGGGTGCGGGGGGATGTGGTGGAGATCTTCCCCGCCTCCTTCAGCGAAAAGGCGCTCCGGGTGGAGTTCTTCGGTGACGAGATCGACCGCATCCTGGAAATCGACACCCTCACCGGCGAGGTGCTGGCGCGCCGCCTGCACGCAGCGGTTTTCCCGGCCTCCCATTACGTGACGCCGCGGGAGCGGATGGAGCGGGCGCTTGCCGCCATTGAGGCGGAGCTGGAGGAGCGCCTGGCGGAGCTGCGCGCCGCAGGGAAGCTCCTGGAGGCGCAGCGCCTGGAGCAGCGCACCCGCTTCGATCTCGAAATGATGCGGGAGGTCGGAACCTGCAAGGGGATCGAAAACTACTCCCGGCACCTGACAGGGCGCCGGCCCGGGGAGCCCCCCTACTGCCTGCTCGATTTCTTTCCGCGGGATTTCCTTGTGGTGATCGACGAGTCGCACATTACGGTTCCCCAGCTCCACGGGATGTACGAGGGGGACTACTCCAGGAAGAAGACCCTCGTGGACTACGGCTTCCGGCTCCCTTCGGCGCTGGACAACCGGCCCCTGTGCTTTGAGGAGTTCATTGCGAAGGTACCGCAGGTGATCTTCGTTTCGGCCACCCCGGGGCCCTACGAGCTGGAGCAGAGCGCCCAGGTGGTGGAGCAGATCGTCCGCCCGACCGGCCTTGTGGACCCCGAAGTGGAGGTCCGGCCGGCCCGCGGCCAGGTGGACGACCTGGTGGAGGAGATCCGGCTCCGGGTCGAGAAGAGGCAGCGCGTTCTTGTCACCACCCTCACGAAGAAGATGGCCGAGGACCTGACCGACTACCTGCGCGACCTGGGGATCAGGGTGCGCTACCTCCACTCGGAGATCAACGCCCTGGAGCGGATGGAGATTTTGCGCGACCTCCGCCTGGGGGTCTTCGACGTTCTGGTGGGGATCAACCTCCTGCGGGAGGGGCTCGACCTCCCGGAGGTCGCTCTGGTTGCAATCCTGGATGCCGACAGGGAGGGCTTCCTCCGGTCGGAGCGGTCGCTGATTCAGACCATCGGGCGGGCCGCCCGGAACGTGGAGGGCAAGGTGATCATGTACGCCGACACCGTCACCGAATCGATGCAGCGGGCGCTGGATGAGACCAACCGGAGGCGCCGCATCCAGATGGAGTACAACCGGCGGCACGGGATTACCCCCCGCAGTGTTGAAAAGGCGGTCCGGGGGATCATCGAGATCACCCTTCCCGTTGGGGTGGCCGAGGAGAAGGCGCCTTACGGCACGGGGAAGAGCCTGAAGCAGCTTGGGAGGAAGGAGATCGAAAAGCTGATCGCCCGGCTCGAGCAGGAGATGCGCCAGGCGGCCCGCGAGCTCGCCTTCGAGCGGGCTGCCGAAGTGCGGGATCTCATCATTGAACTGCGGAAGGAACTGGTGGCCCGGACGCGTGCCCGCGGCGAAAGGGCCCCGGAAGATCTGGTACCCACAGGGAGGCAGCTAGGAGAGGAATGCACCGGCAGTCGGAAAAAGAGGCCCGCGTCCCGGGGCGGGATAAGATTATCGTCCGGGGGGCGCGCGTCCACAACCTGA